In Phreatobacter aquaticus, a single genomic region encodes these proteins:
- the phnK gene encoding phosphonate C-P lyase system protein PhnK: MTETPLLTAENLSKFYGSRVGCRDIGFEIHAGEVLAVVGESGSGKSTLLKLLSGQLEPSAGRVLYAMRDGVTRDILTLSEAERRFLFRTDWGFVHQHAELGLRMGVSAGANVGERLMAVGWRHYGKIRHEAETWLERVEIDAERIDDKPTAYSGGMRQRLQIARNLVTSPRLVFMDEPTGGLDVSVQARLLDLMRGLVADLGLAAIVVTHDLAVARLLSHRILVMKDGRAIETGLTDQVLDDPREPYTQLLVSSILTP; encoded by the coding sequence ATGACCGAGACCCCGCTCCTCACCGCCGAGAATCTCTCCAAGTTCTACGGATCGCGCGTCGGCTGCCGCGACATCGGCTTCGAGATCCATGCTGGCGAAGTGCTGGCGGTGGTCGGCGAGTCCGGTTCCGGCAAGTCGACACTGCTGAAGCTCCTGTCAGGCCAGTTGGAACCCTCGGCCGGCCGCGTGCTCTATGCCATGCGCGACGGCGTCACCCGGGACATCCTCACGCTTTCCGAAGCCGAGCGGCGTTTCCTGTTCCGCACCGACTGGGGCTTCGTCCACCAGCATGCCGAACTCGGTCTGCGCATGGGCGTGTCCGCTGGCGCCAATGTCGGCGAGCGGCTGATGGCGGTCGGCTGGCGCCACTATGGGAAGATCCGCCACGAGGCCGAGACCTGGCTGGAGCGCGTGGAGATCGATGCGGAACGCATCGACGACAAGCCCACCGCCTATTCCGGCGGCATGCGCCAGCGTCTGCAGATCGCCCGTAACCTCGTCACCTCGCCGCGTCTTGTCTTCATGGACGAACCGACCGGCGGCCTCGATGTCTCGGTGCAGGCCCGCCTGCTCGACCTCATGCGCGGTCTGGTTGCCGATCTGGGACTTGCTGCCATCGTCGTGACCCATGATCTCGCGGTCGCGCGCCTCCTGTCGCATCGCATCCTCGTCATGAAGGACGGCCGGGCCATCGAGACCGGCCTCACCGACCAGGTGCTGGACGATCCCAGAGAGCCCTATACCCAGCTCCTCGTCTCCTCGATCCTGACGCCGTGA
- a CDS encoding carbon-phosphorus lyase complex subunit PhnI, producing the protein MYVAVKGGERAIDNAHALMAHARRGDPSVPELTAAQIREQLQLSVDRVMTEGSLYDRDLAALAIKQARGDLVEAAFLVRAFRTTLPRFGASEPLDTAEMDVRRRISAAFKDLPGGQVLGPTFDYTHRLIDFLLEAGAPIPEPATAPATQDNFPRVTDLLGQDDLIERNPLPDADAPVGDLTRAPLNLPADRDLRLQNLARSDEGFLLALGYSTQRGFGRSHPFAGEIRLGEVEIEFVAEDVGFAVPLGTITVTECQMVNQFKGSATEAPRFTRGYGLAFGHCERKTMAMALVDRSLRARELGEEIKAPAQDEEFVLMHSDNVQATGFVEHLKLPHYVDFQSELELIRKIRRDVEARQAEPLKDAAE; encoded by the coding sequence ATGTATGTTGCGGTCAAGGGCGGCGAACGCGCCATCGACAATGCCCATGCGCTGATGGCTCATGCCCGGCGCGGCGATCCCTCCGTCCCCGAACTCACAGCCGCACAGATCCGCGAGCAGCTCCAGCTCTCGGTCGACCGCGTGATGACCGAGGGCTCGCTCTACGATCGCGATCTGGCGGCGCTGGCCATCAAGCAGGCGCGCGGCGACCTGGTGGAAGCGGCCTTCCTTGTGAGGGCCTTCCGCACCACCCTGCCCCGTTTCGGCGCGAGCGAACCGCTCGACACGGCCGAGATGGACGTGCGCCGGCGCATTTCGGCGGCCTTCAAGGACCTGCCCGGCGGCCAGGTGCTCGGCCCTACCTTCGACTATACCCACCGCCTCATCGATTTCCTGCTGGAGGCGGGCGCACCAATTCCGGAACCCGCCACCGCTCCGGCAACGCAGGACAATTTCCCGCGCGTTACCGATCTTCTGGGACAGGACGACCTGATCGAGCGCAACCCGCTGCCCGACGCGGATGCACCGGTCGGTGACCTTACCCGCGCGCCCCTCAATCTGCCGGCCGATCGCGATCTGCGGCTTCAGAATCTGGCACGCTCGGACGAAGGCTTCCTGCTGGCGCTCGGCTATTCGACCCAGCGTGGCTTCGGTCGCTCGCACCCGTTCGCCGGCGAGATCCGGCTGGGCGAGGTCGAGATCGAGTTCGTCGCCGAAGATGTCGGCTTCGCCGTGCCGCTTGGCACGATCACCGTCACCGAATGCCAGATGGTCAACCAGTTCAAGGGCTCGGCCACCGAGGCGCCCCGCTTCACCCGCGGCTACGGCCTCGCCTTCGGCCATTGCGAGCGCAAGACCATGGCCATGGCGCTGGTCGACCGGTCGCTCCGCGCCCGCGAACTCGGCGAGGAGATCAAGGCCCCGGCTCAGGACGAGGAATTCGTGCTGATGCATTCCGACAATGTGCAGGCGACCGGCTTCGTCGAGCACCTGAAACTGCCGCACTATGTCGACTTCCAGTCCGAGCTCGAGCTGATCCGCAAGATCCGCCGCGACGTCGAGGCGCGGCAGGCGGAACCTCTGAAGGACGCCGCCGAATGA
- a CDS encoding alpha-D-ribose 1-methylphosphonate 5-phosphate C-P-lyase PhnJ, whose translation MTQQYNFAYLDEQTKRMIRRAILKAIAIPGYQVPFASREMPMPYGWGTGGVQVTAAILGQHDVLKVIDQGADDTTNAVSIRKFFEKTSGVATTTHTADATVIQTRHRIPERTLTEDQVLVYQVPIPEPLRFLEPRETETRVMHALEDYGLMHVKLYEDIATHGHIATAYAYPVKVEGRYVMDPSPTPKFDNPKMDDCAALQLFGAGREKRIYAVPPHSSVVSLDFEDHPFEASKADHACDLCGATHTYLDEVITDDRGGRMFVCSDTDHCEERRAEGHAGPLLATAPKVIAGEAA comes from the coding sequence ATGACCCAGCAGTACAATTTCGCCTATCTGGACGAGCAGACCAAGCGGATGATCCGCCGCGCCATCCTGAAGGCCATCGCGATCCCCGGCTATCAGGTCCCCTTCGCCTCGCGGGAAATGCCCATGCCCTATGGCTGGGGGACCGGCGGTGTGCAGGTGACGGCCGCGATCCTCGGCCAACACGACGTGCTCAAGGTGATCGACCAGGGCGCCGACGACACGACCAATGCGGTGTCGATCCGCAAGTTCTTCGAGAAGACCTCGGGCGTCGCGACCACCACCCATACCGCCGATGCGACCGTCATCCAGACGCGCCATCGTATCCCCGAGCGCACGCTGACCGAGGATCAGGTTCTGGTCTATCAGGTGCCGATCCCCGAGCCGCTGCGCTTCCTCGAGCCGCGCGAGACCGAGACGCGGGTGATGCACGCGCTCGAAGATTACGGGCTCATGCATGTGAAGCTCTACGAGGACATCGCCACCCACGGCCATATCGCCACCGCCTATGCCTATCCGGTGAAGGTTGAGGGCCGCTATGTGATGGACCCCTCGCCGACGCCGAAATTCGACAATCCCAAGATGGACGACTGCGCCGCGCTGCAATTGTTCGGCGCCGGCCGCGAGAAGCGCATCTATGCCGTGCCGCCGCATTCAAGCGTCGTCTCGCTCGACTTCGAGGATCATCCCTTCGAAGCCTCCAAGGCCGATCACGCCTGCGATCTCTGCGGCGCGACCCACACCTATCTCGACGAGGTGATCACGGATGATCGCGGCGGGCGGATGTTCGTCTGCTCCGACACCGACCATTGCGAGGAGCGCCGCGCCGAGGGCCATGCGGGGCCGCTTCTGGCGACCGCCCCGAAGGTGATAGCGGGAGAGGCGGCATGA